In one Eulemur rufifrons isolate Redbay chromosome 14, OSU_ERuf_1, whole genome shotgun sequence genomic region, the following are encoded:
- the MVP gene encoding major vault protein, translated as MATAESIIRIPPYHYIHVLDQNSNVSRVEVGPKTYIRQDNERVLFAPMRMVTVPPRHYCTVANPVSRDAQGSVLLDITGQVRLRHADLEIRLAQEPFPLYPGEVLEKDITPLQVVLPNTALHLKALLDFEDKDGDKVVAGDEWLFEGPGTYIPRKEVEVVEIIQATVIRQNQALRLRARKECWDRDGKERVTGEEWLVTSVGAYLPAVFEEVLDLVDAVVLTEKTALHLRARQNFRDTRGVARRTGEEWLVTVQDTEAHVPDVHEEVLGAVPITTLGPRNYCVILDPVGPDGKNLLGQKRVVKGEKSFFLQPGERLERGIQDVYVLSEQQGLLLRALQPLEEGEDEERVSRQAGDRWLIRGPLEYVPSAKVEVVEERQAIPLDEKEGIYVQDVKTGKVRAVVGSTYMLTQDEVLWEKELPPGVEELLNKGQDPLADRGEKDTARTFQPSAPRNKTRVVSYRVPHNAAVQVYDYREKKARVVFGPELVSLGPEEQFTVLSLSAGRPKRPHARRALCLLLGPDFFTDVVTVETADHARLQLQLAYNWHFELSDRKDPQETAKLFSVPDFVGDACKAIASRVRGAVASVTFDDFHKNSARIIRTAVFGFETSEAKGPESMALPRARDQAVFPQNGLVVSSVDVQSVEPVDQRTRDALQRSVQLAIEITTNSQEAAAKHEAQRLEQEARGRLERQKILDQSEAEKARRELLELEALSMAVESTGTAKAEAESRAEAARIEGEGSVLQAKLKAQALAIETEAELQRVQKVREMELVYARAQLELEVSKAQQLAEVEVKKFKQMTEALGPSTIRDLAVAGPEMQVKLLQSLGLKSTLITDGSTPINLFNTALGLLGQGSEAPLARKAAAGPGPWEGLTPQAFSAPQVPGDTPIMPVLH; from the exons ATGGCAACTGCAGAGTCCATCATCCGCATCCCCCCCTACCACTACATCCACGTGCTGGACCAGAACAGCAACGTGTCCCGCGTGGAGGTCGGACCAAAGACCTACATCCGGCAGGACAATGAGAG GGTACTGTTTGCCCCCATGCGCATGGTGACCGTGCCCCCACGCCATTACTGCACAGTGGCCAACCCTGTGTCCCGGGATGCCCAGGGCTCAGTGCTGTTAGACATCACAGGGCAAGTACGACTTCGCCATGCTGACCTGGAAATCCGGCTGGCCCAGGAGCCCTTCCCCCTGTACCCAGGGGAGGTGCTGGAAAAG GACATCACCCCCCTGCAGGTGGTGCTTCCCAACACCGCCCTCCATCTTAAGGCGTTGCTGGATTTTGAGGATAAGGATGGAGACAAGGTGGTGGCAGGAGACGAATGGCTATTTGAGGGACCTG gcACGTACATCCCCCGGAAGGAGGTGGAGGTTGTGGAGATCATTCAGGCCACGGTCATCAGGCAGAACCAGGCCCTGCGGCTGAGGGCCCGAAAGGAGTGCTGGGACCGGGATGGCAAGGAGAGGGTGACAG GAGAAGAATGGCTGGTCACCTCGGTGGGGGCATATCTCCCAGCAGTGTTTGAGGAGGTTCTGGATTTGGTGGATGCTGTGGTCCTTACAGAAAAG ACCGCCCTGCACCTCCGGGCTCGGCAAAACTTCCGAGACACGAGGGGAGTGGCCCGCCGCACTGGGGAGGAGTGGCTGGTGACTGTGCAGGACACTGAGGCCCACGTGCCCGACGTCCACGAGGAGGTGCTGGGGGCCGTGCCCATCACCACCCTGGGCCCCCGCAACTACTGTGTGATTCTCGACCCTGTCGGCCCGGATGGCAAGAACCTGCTGGGGCAAAAGCGTGTGGTCAAG GGCGAGAAGTCTTTTTTCCTCCAGccaggggagaggctggagcGAGGCATCCAAGATGTGTATGTGCTGTCAGAGCAGCAGGGGCTGCTGCTGAGGGCCCTGCAGCCCCTGGAAgagggggaggatgaggagagggTCTCACGCCAGGCCGGGGACCGCTGGCTCATCCGCGGGCCCCTGGAGTATGTGCCATCCGCCAAGGTGGAGGTGGTTGAAGAGCGTCAGGCCATCCCTCTGGACGAGAAGGAAGGCATCTACGTGCAGGACGTCAAGACGGGAAAG GTGCGCGCCGTGGTCGGAAGCACCTACATGCTGACCCAGGACGAAGTCCTGTGGGAGAAGGAGCTGCCTCCGGGGGTGGAGGAGCTGCTGAACAAGGGGCAGGACCCGCTGGCGGACAGGGGTGAGAAGGACACCGCCAGGACCTTCCAGCCCTCTGCTCCCCGGAACAAGACCCGCGTGGTCAGCTACCGCGTGCCCCACAACGCGGCGGTGCAGGTGTACGACTACAGAGAGAAGAAGGCTCG CGTGGTCTTTGGGCCTGAGCTGGTGTCGCTGGGGCCCGAGGAGCAGTTCACGGTGTTGTCTCTCTCCGCCGGGCGGCCCAAGCGCCCCCACGCCCGCCGCGCGCTCTGCCTGCTGCTCGGGCCCGACTTCTTCACGGACGTCGTCACCGTGGAGACGGCGGACCACGCCCGGCTGCAGCTGCAGCTCGCCTACAACTG GCACTTTGAGCTGAGTGACCGGAAGGATCCCCAAGAGACGGCCAAGCTCTTCTCAGTGCCTGACTTTGTGGGTGATGCCTGCAAGGCCATTGCGTCCCGGGTTCGGGGGGCTGTGGCCTCTGTCACCTTCGATGACTTCCATAAGAACTCGGCCCGCATCATTCGCACTGCTGTCTTTGGCTTTGAGACCTCGGAGGCCAAGGGCCCAGAGAGCATGGCTCTGCCCAGGGCCCGGGACCAGGCCGTCTTCCCCCAAAACGGGCTGGTGGTCAGCAGTGTGGATGTCCAGTCAGTGGAGCCCGTGGACCAGAGGACCCGGGACGCGCTGCAGCGCAGTGTCCAGCTGGCCATCGAGATCACCACCAACTCCCAGGAGGCAGCGGCCAA GCACGAGGCTCAGAGACTGGAGCAAGAAGCCCGTGGCCGGCTTGAGAGGCAGAAGATCTTGGACCAGTCAGAAGCTGAGAAAGCTCGCAGGGAGCTCTTGGAGCTGGAGGCTCTGAG catGGCCGTGGAGAGCACTGGGACCGCCAAGGCAGAGGCAGAGTCCCGCGCAGAGGCCGCCCGGATTGAGGGAGAAGGCTCAGTGTTGCAGGCCAAGCTGAAAGCACAGGCCTTGGCCATCGAGACG GAGGCTGAGCTCCAGCGGGTGCAGAAAGTACGAGAGATGGAGCTGGTCTACGCCCGGGCCCAGCTGGAGCTGGAGGTGAGCAAGGCCCAGCAGCTGGCCGAGGTGGAGGTGAAGAAGTTCAAGCAGATGACGGAGGCCCTGGGCCCCAGCACCATCAGGGACCTTGCTGTGGCTGGGCCAGAGATGCAG GTAAAACTGCTCCAGTCCCTGGGCCTGAAATCAACCCTCATCACCGACGGCTCCACTCCCATCAACCTCTTCAACACAGCCCTGGGGCTGCTAGGGCAGGGGTCTGAGGCCCCCCTGGCCAGAAAGGCGGCCGCTGGGCCTGGCCCCTGGGAGGGCTTGACTCCCCAGGCCTTCTCTGCCCCTCAAGTTCCCGGGGACACCCCCATTATGCCTGTACTGCACTGA